One Rhodospirillaceae bacterium DNA segment encodes these proteins:
- a CDS encoding acetate--CoA ligase family protein, with product MPTPSLELFFNPRSIAIIGLSREALSGPVSVLNTLRGYGYQGSVSIINPNISEPVDEVVYPGVGDMPEPADLAIIVVGRSLVPGTLRDCAQSGIRAAIIITQGFADADQEGARLQLEIIEICRTYDIRVLGPNTIGLSNAFADFTSSFIQVHNSKIPVGIISQSGLFMMGHHIINNQPAGFGVAVDLGNACDVSLVEILEYYENDDNIRVIHCHVEGIRDGPGFLNAASRISREKPIIMFKSGVSDTGRNAVASHSGAVAGENEVYQAAFSRAGLISASSAEELWVLTKAFATYSPPKGKRVAIMSFSGGAAIMAIDALENAGLELAQLSQTTIDAVRPLYPPWMEVDNPLDIWMAVARNFHQTYPQILELLMQDDGVDSVICIYPSFSLPKYAAYDCSGHIRTLAKAYPEKPVLCWSYGIDVEGFTESIETDGNCMVFPSLNDVANTLVKLGQYGDSRLKPVDEPGVIDAKIGTVKDILGKAKTAGRDYLFTEGFQMLQAYGVETAKWQFLTDGLWDLSDDIEFPVCMKVVSGEILHKSDVGGVVLNIMDQHELVNGYESFSALDAKIDGVLIQEMAPKGKEVMIGVKKDPVFGHCLIFGAGGVYAETLNDFSFRLAPISRRDAYQMIDEIAFAKILKGVRGEEPCNLHAIVDILERVSQMVCDNPDIQELDINPVIVNEQGALIVDVRILI from the coding sequence ATGCCCACACCTTCCCTGGAACTGTTTTTCAATCCCCGGTCAATCGCCATCATCGGATTGTCACGAGAAGCCCTTAGCGGACCGGTCAGTGTTTTGAACACTTTGCGCGGCTACGGATATCAAGGGTCCGTATCGATCATCAATCCAAACATCAGCGAACCGGTGGACGAAGTCGTCTACCCTGGCGTCGGGGATATGCCCGAGCCCGCCGATTTGGCGATTATTGTGGTCGGTCGTTCGCTGGTGCCGGGAACGCTGCGCGACTGCGCACAAAGCGGTATCCGTGCGGCCATCATCATTACCCAGGGATTCGCCGACGCCGACCAGGAAGGGGCCCGGCTGCAACTCGAGATCATCGAAATTTGCCGTACCTACGACATTCGGGTGCTGGGCCCCAACACCATCGGATTAAGCAACGCCTTCGCCGATTTCACGTCGTCTTTTATCCAGGTCCATAACAGCAAAATACCGGTCGGCATTATTTCGCAGTCAGGACTTTTCATGATGGGCCATCATATCATCAACAACCAGCCCGCCGGGTTCGGCGTGGCCGTTGATCTGGGCAACGCCTGCGATGTCAGCCTTGTTGAAATCCTGGAATATTACGAAAACGATGACAACATCCGGGTCATCCACTGTCATGTGGAAGGCATCAGGGACGGCCCGGGATTCCTGAACGCGGCATCCCGCATTTCCCGCGAAAAGCCGATCATTATGTTCAAGTCAGGCGTCAGCGATACGGGTCGTAACGCCGTCGCATCGCACAGTGGCGCTGTTGCAGGTGAGAACGAAGTCTATCAGGCGGCATTCAGTAGGGCCGGACTGATCAGCGCCTCTAGCGCCGAGGAATTGTGGGTGCTGACAAAGGCTTTTGCGACCTATTCTCCGCCGAAAGGAAAACGCGTCGCGATCATGAGTTTTTCCGGCGGCGCCGCGATAATGGCCATCGATGCTCTGGAGAACGCGGGCCTTGAGCTTGCCCAACTGTCGCAAACCACGATCGACGCCGTGCGACCCTTGTACCCGCCGTGGATGGAAGTTGATAACCCGCTTGATATCTGGATGGCGGTTGCCAGGAATTTTCATCAGACCTACCCGCAGATACTGGAACTACTGATGCAAGATGATGGCGTCGACAGCGTTATCTGTATCTATCCATCGTTCAGCCTGCCCAAGTACGCGGCTTACGATTGTTCCGGCCATATCCGGACCCTTGCAAAGGCCTATCCTGAAAAGCCCGTACTGTGCTGGAGCTACGGTATCGACGTCGAGGGATTCACCGAAAGCATCGAGACCGATGGTAACTGTATGGTCTTTCCGTCCTTAAACGATGTTGCCAACACACTTGTCAAATTGGGCCAGTATGGCGACAGCCGCTTAAAACCGGTTGATGAACCGGGCGTCATCGATGCCAAAATCGGCACGGTGAAAGACATTCTGGGCAAGGCGAAAACCGCCGGGCGGGACTATCTGTTCACCGAAGGCTTCCAAATGCTGCAGGCTTACGGCGTCGAAACCGCAAAATGGCAGTTTCTCACGGATGGTCTGTGGGACCTATCCGACGACATTGAATTTCCCGTCTGCATGAAAGTCGTGTCTGGCGAAATTCTGCATAAATCCGATGTCGGGGGCGTTGTCCTTAACATCATGGATCAGCACGAACTGGTTAATGGTTATGAAAGCTTCAGCGCTTTAGACGCCAAAATTGACGGCGTTTTAATTCAGGAAATGGCGCCCAAGGGCAAGGAAGTAATGATCGGCGTCAAGAAAGACCCTGTGTTCGGACATTGTCTGATATTCGGGGCGGGCGGTGTTTACGCCGAAACACTGAACGATTTTTCATTCCGCCTGGCCCCGATTAGCCGCCGCGACGCCTATCAGATGATCGACGAGATCGCCTTCGCAAAAATTTTAAAAGGGGTGCGTGGTGAAGAGCCGTGCAATCTGCACGCCATTGTGGATATCCTTGAACGGGTGTCACAAATGGTTTGCGACAACCCGGACATTCAGGAACTCGATATCAATCCTGTCATTGTCAACGAACAAGGCGCCCTCATCGTGGATGTCAGAATACTTATTTAA
- a CDS encoding TIGR03619 family F420-dependent LLM class oxidoreductase: protein MSDIVIGMHCDGDPWEPEHFKCVEDVGFDILTTGEHIVFHRPILDSVSILGYAAASTKSIKLAPSTLLLPLRHPTMVAKEYGSLDVLSKGRIILTVGVGGDYPREFQACGVPMSERGQRATEAIEIIRKYWAGERFDYQGKIFQLEDVDMLPLPVQPGGPPIWVSGRAEGAMRRAATLGDGWNPYMYTPEQTGESFSAVKAMALEAGRTLPDDFGWACFTYCSMYDDVEEARQKAIEVLSYRYDQPFEKIVDKYVAFGPPDKIVETLSRYVEAGATKILTGLIMPPDQRMPYLERFAKEVLPQLRKLTPGKVI, encoded by the coding sequence ATGTCTGACATTGTCATCGGCATGCATTGTGACGGGGACCCGTGGGAGCCCGAACACTTCAAGTGCGTGGAGGACGTCGGCTTCGATATTTTGACGACCGGCGAGCACATCGTCTTTCATCGCCCCATTCTTGATTCCGTATCGATTCTTGGATATGCGGCGGCGTCCACAAAGTCCATCAAGCTGGCCCCTTCGACCCTGCTGTTGCCGCTTCGCCACCCAACCATGGTGGCTAAGGAGTACGGATCACTGGACGTGTTGTCCAAGGGACGCATTATCCTGACGGTCGGGGTCGGTGGCGATTATCCACGAGAATTTCAGGCCTGCGGCGTGCCCATGAGCGAACGCGGGCAGCGGGCCACCGAAGCCATCGAAATCATCCGCAAATACTGGGCCGGCGAGCGCTTCGATTATCAGGGGAAAATTTTCCAGCTTGAAGACGTTGATATGCTGCCGCTTCCGGTTCAACCCGGCGGGCCGCCGATCTGGGTATCCGGGCGCGCCGAAGGGGCCATGCGCCGGGCCGCCACTCTGGGCGACGGCTGGAACCCCTATATGTATACGCCTGAGCAAACCGGGGAATCCTTTTCAGCCGTCAAGGCCATGGCCCTGGAGGCCGGACGCACCCTGCCCGATGATTTCGGCTGGGCCTGTTTCACCTATTGCTCCATGTATGATGATGTCGAGGAAGCCCGCCAAAAAGCTATCGAAGTTCTGAGTTACCGCTATGACCAGCCGTTCGAAAAAATCGTCGATAAATACGTGGCTTTTGGTCCGCCGGACAAGATCGTCGAAACCCTGTCGCGATATGTGGAAGCGGGGGCGACAAAGATTCTGACCGGTTTGATCATGCCGCCCGATCAGCGCATGCCTTATCTTGAACGCTTCGCCAAAGAGGTGCTGCCGCAATTGAGGAAGCTGACACCCGGCAAGGTCATATGA
- a CDS encoding mandelate racemase → MKITKVETIEVQLPNRWEGYGWHGLQIPIGNYLILLIETDNGLVGLGEAPTLPDWGGEHHRYYGEDPYTAAHMIDKYFKPILLGADPRNISSLLAQIDVPVRGHMCAKSAVDLALHDLAGKAAGVPVYQLLGGAMRERAEVCHSVGIATPEFAAQEAAGTVADGIKTMQIKVPGDPETDCAIITAIREAVGDRVDIFPDINQGYKNPKQAIAAIRAMQKFGICGVEQPLEGRRPMARVTEAVDVIVWTDEGVWTPYDAMEVVRQQSADAISIYYTKSGGLQRAMEIGVIAATAGMPVNLNGALETGVGNAGNLHLIAALRGEVKPNVIPVTTLKGREVCKVGAVFYTDDIITEPFAYADGFLTIPDKPGLGIELDMDKIEKYRVA, encoded by the coding sequence ATGAAAATTACAAAAGTTGAAACCATCGAAGTTCAACTGCCCAACAGGTGGGAAGGCTACGGCTGGCATGGCCTGCAGATTCCCATTGGTAATTATCTGATTCTGCTGATCGAGACCGATAATGGTCTGGTCGGGCTGGGCGAAGCGCCGACCTTGCCTGACTGGGGTGGTGAGCATCACCGCTATTATGGCGAGGATCCGTATACCGCCGCCCATATGATCGATAAATATTTCAAGCCCATTTTACTGGGCGCTGATCCGCGTAATATATCTTCCCTGTTGGCCCAAATCGATGTTCCCGTGCGCGGCCACATGTGCGCCAAGTCCGCCGTTGATCTTGCTCTCCACGATCTTGCCGGTAAAGCCGCCGGGGTGCCGGTTTACCAACTGCTTGGCGGGGCCATGCGCGAAAGGGCTGAGGTCTGTCACAGTGTCGGCATCGCGACCCCTGAATTTGCCGCCCAGGAAGCCGCCGGCACGGTAGCCGACGGCATCAAGACCATGCAGATCAAAGTCCCCGGCGATCCTGAAACCGATTGCGCCATCATCACCGCCATTCGCGAAGCGGTTGGCGACCGGGTTGATATCTTTCCCGATATCAACCAGGGATACAAAAATCCAAAACAGGCCATTGCCGCCATCCGGGCGATGCAGAAATTCGGCATCTGCGGTGTCGAGCAGCCCCTGGAAGGCCGCCGCCCAATGGCCCGGGTGACCGAAGCGGTCGACGTCATCGTCTGGACCGATGAAGGGGTGTGGACCCCTTATGACGCCATGGAGGTTGTGCGCCAGCAAAGCGCCGATGCGATTTCCATCTACTACACCAAGTCCGGCGGTTTGCAGCGGGCTATGGAGATTGGCGTCATCGCGGCGACCGCCGGAATGCCGGTTAATCTGAACGGGGCCCTTGAAACCGGAGTTGGCAACGCCGGCAACCTGCACCTGATCGCCGCCCTGCGCGGCGAGGTGAAGCCCAACGTGATTCCGGTCACCACCCTGAAGGGCCGTGAAGTTTGTAAAGTCGGGGCGGTATTTTACACCGATGATATCATCACCGAACCTTTCGCGTATGCTGATGGTTTCCTGACCATCCCCGACAAACCGGGGCTGGGGATTGAACTGGATATGGACAAAATTGAAAAATATCGTGTCGCCTGA
- a CDS encoding hydantoinase B/oxoprolinase family protein: protein MAIDQISFSVFQNALVGVAEQMSAIIWRTSYSTVIREMLDYSTAVFDRNGRIVAQASRIPMHLNSMSRSLLTTMERAYPPETWEEGDIVLMNDPYWGGQHLPDIQTFMPVFAEGQMVAIVGTLGHHLDVGGMRPGSYAGDATEIFQEGLRIPPMKVARNYQLDPRFLDLFAANIRQPDKTLGDLRAQTAALEIGEKSVHEIVDHFGVEQFCELSDEAIDSSERRMRACLKEIPEGVYEAEYFVDDDGVIDERIRVAVKVTIGGGEIAIDFEGTDPQRKGPINATISSTESAIYYVIMSIADATIPPNYGCYKPIRISAPEGSVVNAQSPSPVVGRNAITHTIANVLYAAFSKAMPDKIPAAYYGMSNVHILSGDSEEEGGKGWIFFDIEVGGWGARPTKDGPDCYSQGIHNLANTPIEMVEATYPLRYTRYEFLADTGGAGQFRGGMGVARDIQFLDQSGMLNTQFDKFKVAPFGLFGGADGACGSLTLERQGEVVNLASKTVNQDLRKGDIISMQTQGGGGFGDPSKRDEQMVRRDLREGKVSPQCAQQNHGVGPKE from the coding sequence GTGGCAATCGATCAAATCAGTTTCAGCGTCTTTCAAAACGCCCTCGTCGGCGTTGCAGAACAGATGTCGGCGATTATCTGGCGGACGTCTTATTCTACCGTTATCCGCGAAATGCTCGATTATTCTACGGCTGTTTTCGACCGTAATGGACGGATCGTGGCGCAGGCCTCGCGCATTCCCATGCATCTGAATTCTATGTCACGCTCTTTGCTTACGACCATGGAACGTGCATATCCGCCGGAAACTTGGGAAGAGGGTGACATCGTTCTCATGAACGATCCTTATTGGGGTGGACAGCATCTGCCTGATATCCAAACGTTCATGCCGGTTTTTGCGGAAGGGCAGATGGTCGCTATCGTCGGCACCCTTGGCCATCATCTGGATGTAGGCGGCATGCGTCCGGGCAGTTACGCTGGCGATGCCACCGAAATTTTTCAGGAAGGCCTGCGCATTCCGCCTATGAAGGTCGCCAGAAACTATCAGCTTGATCCGCGTTTCCTCGATTTATTCGCCGCCAACATCCGTCAACCGGACAAGACCCTGGGCGACCTCAGGGCCCAGACGGCGGCCCTGGAAATTGGCGAGAAGTCGGTGCACGAAATTGTCGATCACTTTGGCGTTGAACAGTTCTGCGAGCTTTCGGACGAAGCCATCGATTCATCGGAGCGCCGCATGCGCGCCTGCCTGAAGGAAATACCCGAAGGCGTCTACGAGGCCGAGTATTTTGTCGATGATGACGGCGTCATCGACGAGCGCATCCGGGTCGCCGTCAAGGTGACCATCGGCGGCGGTGAGATCGCCATCGACTTCGAAGGTACCGACCCGCAGAGAAAAGGCCCCATCAATGCCACCATCTCGTCGACGGAATCGGCGATTTATTATGTCATCATGTCCATAGCGGACGCCACCATTCCGCCTAACTACGGATGTTACAAGCCGATCCGAATTTCGGCCCCGGAAGGCTCGGTTGTCAATGCCCAATCGCCGTCTCCGGTGGTTGGCAGGAACGCCATCACCCATACCATCGCCAATGTCCTGTACGCCGCTTTCTCGAAAGCCATGCCCGACAAAATTCCGGCCGCTTATTACGGCATGTCAAACGTTCATATTCTTTCAGGTGATAGCGAGGAAGAGGGCGGCAAGGGCTGGATATTTTTTGATATCGAAGTCGGCGGCTGGGGAGCCCGGCCAACCAAGGATGGCCCGGATTGCTATTCGCAAGGTATTCACAATCTGGCCAATACGCCCATCGAAATGGTCGAGGCGACGTATCCGTTGCGCTACACTCGCTACGAATTTCTTGCCGATACGGGCGGCGCAGGTCAGTTCCGAGGCGGCATGGGCGTCGCCCGCGACATTCAATTCCTTGATCAAAGCGGCATGCTCAATACCCAGTTTGACAAATTCAAGGTGGCCCCCTTCGGCTTGTTTGGCGGCGCCGACGGGGCTTGTGGTAGCTTGACCCTGGAAAGGCAGGGCGAGGTTGTTAATCTGGCCTCCAAGACCGTTAACCAGGACCTGCGCAAAGGGGATATCATTAGCATGCAGACGCAAGGCGGTGGTGGATTTGGCGACCCTTCCAAACGCGACGAGCAAATGGTCCGGCGCGATCTTCGTGAAGGGAAAGTATCACCACAATGCGCCCAACAAAATCACGGCGTTGGCCCAAAGGAATAG
- a CDS encoding hydantoinase/oxoprolinase family protein, which translates to MGTVRLGVDIGGTFTDLILLDEDTGHYLVVKVPSRPTDPAGALVEATTRSISEASVAPESVAMLNHGTTIVTNAVLEGNLAPTALIVTKGFRDVLEIGRHLRPDMYDLNQDKPKPIVPRDLRFEVEERMAPDGTVVTPLNAETVTAAIAALKATDVSAVAVSFLHAYANPEHEAMVKEALSKALPDIDITVSTDICREIREFERTSTVVLNAAATPVVSRYLEVLKERTSTVVPEAQVLFMQSNGGSMTVNAARRSPAQLIYSGPAAGVLACQFVGRLTNQPNVLGFDMGGTSTDISLVYRGEPLMTTEADVGGYPVKLPVLDINTIGAGGGSIAFINSGGGLQVGPRSAGADPGPVAYGRGGTEPTVSDANLVLGRYSPDRFLGGELALDREASLAAIKEKIADPLGLDPIAAAAGILRVSNANMERALKVSSAERGYDPRDFTLIAFGGGGPAHGAALAREIGFPSVLVPSVPGVFSAFGLLIADIRHDYAQSYISRADLVSLEAVSDIFDSMKTLSEQALNEDAIADEQREYLRTADMRYVGQAYEVNVPVPDGPVNKELIAAIVLRFHDEHQRQFAHSSMSDPVELVNLRMIAMGRVEALELSKNETASGDSAPVSHREVYFEESDGFVSCPIYERYALKTGTEINGPAILEQLDCTTVVHPGQGVCVDEWGNLIISVGD; encoded by the coding sequence ATGGGAACGGTGCGACTTGGTGTGGACATCGGCGGTACATTTACCGACCTGATTCTACTCGATGAGGATACTGGCCATTATTTGGTAGTCAAAGTTCCAAGCCGCCCAACGGACCCTGCTGGCGCTTTGGTGGAAGCCACCACGCGCAGCATATCAGAAGCATCGGTAGCGCCCGAGTCAGTCGCCATGCTGAATCATGGAACAACGATCGTAACCAATGCCGTGCTTGAAGGAAACTTGGCCCCGACGGCGCTGATCGTTACCAAAGGGTTTCGAGATGTGCTGGAGATTGGCCGACACCTTCGCCCAGACATGTATGATCTTAATCAGGACAAGCCTAAACCTATCGTTCCGCGTGATTTGCGTTTTGAAGTTGAAGAACGCATGGCGCCCGATGGAACGGTTGTGACCCCCCTGAATGCGGAAACCGTGACAGCGGCGATTGCGGCGTTGAAGGCCACGGATGTCAGCGCGGTCGCCGTCAGTTTCCTGCACGCCTATGCCAATCCCGAGCACGAAGCGATGGTTAAGGAAGCATTGAGCAAGGCGCTGCCAGACATCGATATAACGGTATCAACGGATATATGCCGGGAAATCCGGGAGTTTGAACGGACCAGCACAGTGGTTCTGAATGCTGCCGCGACGCCGGTGGTGTCGCGCTATCTGGAGGTTTTAAAGGAGCGCACATCCACAGTGGTGCCCGAGGCCCAGGTTTTGTTTATGCAATCCAACGGTGGCTCGATGACGGTAAACGCGGCGCGGCGCAGCCCTGCCCAGTTGATATATTCCGGGCCTGCCGCGGGCGTTCTGGCCTGTCAATTCGTTGGACGGTTGACCAATCAGCCAAACGTGCTTGGTTTCGACATGGGTGGAACCAGTACGGATATTTCACTGGTTTACCGTGGCGAACCGCTTATGACGACCGAAGCGGATGTTGGGGGGTATCCAGTTAAGCTACCCGTATTGGACATCAACACGATTGGTGCAGGCGGCGGCAGTATCGCCTTTATCAATTCCGGTGGTGGCCTTCAGGTCGGCCCGAGAAGTGCCGGGGCAGACCCTGGACCTGTGGCATATGGACGGGGCGGCACAGAGCCGACGGTCTCGGATGCCAATTTGGTGCTGGGACGCTACAGCCCTGATCGTTTTCTGGGTGGGGAACTGGCGCTGGATCGCGAAGCCTCGTTAGCGGCGATCAAGGAAAAAATAGCCGACCCGTTGGGGCTCGATCCGATAGCGGCTGCTGCAGGAATTTTACGGGTTTCAAACGCAAATATGGAACGCGCGCTGAAGGTAAGTTCGGCCGAACGGGGTTACGATCCGCGCGACTTCACCCTGATTGCATTCGGTGGTGGCGGGCCGGCCCACGGCGCCGCTTTGGCCAGAGAAATCGGATTTCCGTCAGTTCTTGTTCCCAGCGTACCCGGGGTGTTCTCAGCCTTCGGATTGCTGATCGCCGATATTCGACATGATTACGCTCAAAGCTACATTTCCCGCGCCGATCTGGTGTCGCTGGAGGCTGTCTCTGACATTTTTGATTCAATGAAGACGCTCAGCGAGCAAGCTCTTAACGAGGACGCCATCGCAGACGAACAGCGTGAATATTTGAGAACGGCGGATATGCGTTACGTTGGCCAAGCCTATGAAGTCAATGTGCCGGTTCCCGATGGGCCGGTGAACAAAGAATTGATTGCCGCTATTGTGTTGCGTTTCCATGATGAACATCAACGGCAGTTTGCCCATTCATCAATGAGCGATCCGGTGGAATTGGTTAATCTTCGAATGATCGCCATGGGACGCGTTGAAGCTCTGGAACTCAGCAAGAATGAAACGGCTTCCGGCGACAGTGCCCCTGTTAGCCATCGCGAGGTGTACTTTGAGGAGTCTGACGGCTTTGTTAGCTGTCCGATTTATGAGCGATATGCGTTGAAAACAGGAACTGAAATCAATGGCCCTGCTATTCTTGAGCAGCTTGATTGCACAACGGTCGTCCACCCAGGACAAGGGGTTTGCGTCGATGAATGGGGCAACTTGATCATCAGTGTGGGAGATTAG